The following coding sequences are from one Collimonas arenae window:
- a CDS encoding 3TM-type holin, whose amino-acid sequence MNPITAILAPAISEVFKRLWPDPAQQAQAQLAFQTLQQNGDLAYLDADLKTRLAQIAVDNTEAQSESLFKSGWRPFMGWTCGGAFAWNFVAGPALTWALAAAGHPVHLPLADLSQMMPVVLGLLGLGTLRTIEKVKGAQ is encoded by the coding sequence ATGAACCCAATTACCGCAATCCTGGCTCCGGCCATCAGCGAAGTGTTCAAACGGCTTTGGCCTGATCCAGCGCAACAAGCGCAGGCGCAGCTGGCATTCCAGACGCTGCAGCAAAACGGCGACCTGGCCTATCTGGATGCCGACCTTAAAACGCGCCTGGCGCAGATCGCCGTCGACAACACGGAAGCGCAAAGCGAAAGCCTGTTTAAGTCCGGATGGCGCCCATTCATGGGATGGACATGCGGCGGGGCGTTCGCCTGGAATTTCGTGGCCGGGCCGGCGCTGACCTGGGCGCTGGCCGCCGCCGGTCACCCGGTGCATTTGCCGCTGGCCGACCTGTCGCAAATGATGCCGGTGGTCCTGGGCCTGCTCGGCCTGGGGACGCTGCGCACTATCGAGAAAGTGAAGGGCGCGCAATGA
- the mqo gene encoding malate dehydrogenase (quinone) yields MSQENNKNTVANAKRKRFSRRKFIGAAVGAAAVWGGYSALFGGQFRAAKADRTVDVLLIGGGIMSATLGVYLSELEPGWTYEVFERLDKVAEESSNGWNNAGTGHSALCELNYTPMDDKGEVHITQAIGINENFQISRQFWSHQVRKGVLGNPREFINSTPHMNLVFGPENREFIRKRVAALKASPLFAGMEMTTDPAKIAEWIPIMMEGRKPDEMVTATRSPLGTDVNLGSITRQFYKHLSANAGGKITTGYEVRSITRNEDGSWRVSAFDIKDSSKVQTVDARHIFIGAGGAALPLLQLSGVPEAKQYGGFPVGGEFLVTDNPAITSRHLAKVYGLADTGSPPMSVPHLDTRVLDGKTVLLFGPFATWSTKFLKNGSYFDIAKATTPSNIIPQLQVGAHEFALVKYLAQQLELSREDKMAALRRYMPDAKDEDWRLWQAGQRVQIIKNIPDKGGVLKLGTEVVVSEDRSVSALLGASPGGSTSPAIMLSLLEKVFPDRMKTLAWQKKIREIVPTYGQKLNENPQLLATTWASTAETLQLTIASPSLEGFVQGTAPIEHPGQVKKVPDIAL; encoded by the coding sequence ATGAGTCAAGAAAATAACAAAAATACAGTAGCAAACGCTAAACGCAAGCGCTTCTCCCGACGTAAATTTATTGGAGCTGCCGTTGGCGCCGCAGCCGTATGGGGCGGCTACTCCGCCCTGTTCGGTGGCCAATTCCGTGCCGCCAAGGCGGATCGCACGGTGGACGTGCTGCTGATCGGCGGCGGCATCATGAGTGCGACGCTCGGTGTCTATCTGTCCGAGCTGGAGCCTGGCTGGACCTATGAAGTGTTCGAGCGCCTGGACAAAGTGGCGGAAGAAAGTTCTAATGGCTGGAACAACGCGGGCACCGGCCACTCGGCGCTCTGCGAACTGAATTACACCCCGATGGACGACAAGGGCGAAGTGCATATTACCCAGGCGATCGGCATCAACGAGAACTTCCAGATCTCGCGCCAATTCTGGTCGCATCAGGTGCGCAAAGGCGTTCTGGGCAATCCGCGCGAATTCATCAATTCGACACCGCACATGAATTTGGTCTTTGGGCCAGAGAACCGTGAATTCATTCGCAAGCGCGTCGCGGCCTTGAAGGCATCGCCGCTGTTCGCTGGCATGGAAATGACGACGGATCCAGCCAAGATTGCTGAATGGATTCCGATCATGATGGAGGGCCGCAAGCCGGACGAAATGGTCACCGCCACCCGTTCGCCGCTCGGCACGGATGTCAACCTAGGCTCGATTACCCGCCAGTTCTACAAGCATCTCAGCGCCAATGCGGGCGGCAAGATTACCACCGGATATGAGGTACGCTCGATCACTCGCAATGAGGATGGCTCCTGGCGTGTATCGGCTTTCGATATCAAGGATAGTTCCAAGGTTCAAACCGTTGATGCGCGCCACATCTTCATCGGCGCCGGTGGCGCCGCATTGCCGCTGCTGCAGTTGTCGGGCGTTCCTGAAGCGAAGCAATATGGCGGTTTCCCGGTAGGCGGCGAATTCCTGGTCACGGATAATCCCGCGATTACCTCGCGCCATCTGGCCAAAGTCTACGGCCTGGCGGACACGGGTTCGCCACCGATGTCGGTGCCGCATCTGGATACCCGCGTGCTGGATGGTAAAACCGTGCTGCTGTTCGGGCCGTTCGCCACCTGGTCCACCAAATTCCTCAAGAATGGATCGTATTTCGATATCGCGAAGGCAACCACGCCCTCCAATATCATCCCGCAACTTCAAGTCGGCGCCCATGAGTTTGCACTCGTCAAATATCTCGCGCAGCAATTGGAGCTGTCCAGGGAAGACAAGATGGCGGCGCTGCGCCGCTACATGCCTGATGCAAAGGACGAGGACTGGCGTTTGTGGCAAGCCGGCCAGCGTGTGCAGATCATCAAGAACATCCCCGACAAGGGCGGCGTATTGAAGCTGGGTACCGAGGTCGTGGTTTCCGAAGATCGTTCCGTGTCTGCATTGCTGGGCGCGTCACCTGGTGGCTCTACCTCGCCAGCGATCATGCTGTCACTGCTGGAGAAGGTTTTCCCCGATCGGATGAAGACACTTGCCTGGCAGAAAAAAATTCGCGAGATTGTTCCCACTTATGGACAAAAGCTCAATGAGAACCCGCAGCTGCTGGCGACGACATGGGCAAGCACCGCTGAAACGTTGCAATTGACTATCGCATCGCCAAGTTTGGAGGGCTTCGTTCAAGGGACCGCTCCCATCGAGCACCCTGGACAAGTGAAAAAAGTGCCAGATATCGCGCTATAG
- a CDS encoding major capsid protein P2 produces MFNKPASQVVGVAPGAIATLRIPAEEFTLVGVKLKLSGTTFDKTKIDRIRVKVGPRVIWDLLEPQLNQVNNYKNGADNAQYLLLDFTERDQAIFPVKEVGGLDLMALLPVGEVYIEIYINAAAVAPVISAQVYMETAQNNPWVLKYMPFSFTQSAAGKFTLPLSLRGALLKRIWLFYTGTDFTATTNGNLSRLECKKNGLVFFDQFDIDNRFDQSQFKKVPQSRLFVGDFLVDNNHDAHIKTIRNTNQGMVYDSFEFNAYLTDAGGATVNVIAEVLDSATNL; encoded by the coding sequence ATGTTTAATAAACCAGCATCGCAAGTGGTCGGCGTCGCGCCAGGCGCAATCGCCACACTCCGCATTCCGGCAGAGGAATTTACTCTGGTCGGCGTCAAGCTGAAATTGTCGGGTACTACCTTCGACAAGACCAAAATTGACCGCATCCGCGTCAAGGTCGGTCCGCGTGTCATCTGGGATTTGCTCGAACCCCAGCTCAATCAGGTCAACAACTACAAAAACGGCGCCGACAACGCGCAGTATCTGTTGCTGGACTTCACTGAGCGCGACCAAGCTATTTTTCCAGTCAAGGAAGTGGGTGGCCTGGACCTGATGGCGCTGCTGCCAGTCGGCGAGGTATACATCGAAATCTACATCAACGCCGCTGCGGTGGCGCCGGTGATTTCGGCCCAGGTGTATATGGAAACTGCCCAAAACAACCCTTGGGTGTTGAAGTACATGCCGTTCTCGTTCACGCAATCAGCCGCGGGCAAATTCACGCTGCCGCTGTCCCTGCGCGGCGCGCTGCTCAAGCGTATTTGGCTGTTCTACACCGGCACCGACTTCACGGCGACCACGAACGGCAACCTGTCGCGTCTGGAGTGCAAGAAAAACGGCCTGGTGTTCTTCGATCAATTCGATATCGACAACCGTTTCGATCAATCGCAGTTCAAAAAAGTCCCGCAATCGCGCTTGTTCGTGGGTGACTTCTTGGTCGATAACAATCACGACGCACACATCAAGACGATCCGCAACACCAATCAAGGCATGGTGTACGACTCGTTCGAATTCAACGCCTATCTGACAGATGCAGGCGGCGCGACCGTCAACGTCATTGCTGAGGTGCTGGACTCTGCCACCAACCTGTAA
- a CDS encoding transcriptional regulator: MNTPEYLDAVRKKLGLPSDYALQKPLGLSKSQLSRYRSGLDTLSDVVAVQVAEILDIPVGKVLLDCHIERSKVPAVKAAWTSMMNTLNHSFESLIAYVAPRPTAF; this comes from the coding sequence ATGAATACCCCTGAATACCTAGACGCGGTAAGGAAAAAACTTGGCCTGCCGTCTGATTACGCACTGCAAAAGCCGCTTGGATTGTCGAAATCTCAGTTGAGCCGCTACCGCAGCGGACTAGACACGCTCAGCGATGTTGTAGCTGTTCAAGTCGCTGAAATTTTAGATATCCCGGTCGGGAAAGTGTTGCTCGATTGCCATATCGAGCGGTCGAAAGTCCCTGCCGTTAAAGCGGCCTGGACCAGCATGATGAACACGCTTAACCATTCTTTTGAATCCCTCATCGCGTATGTTGCCCCGCGCCCTACCGCCTTTTAG
- a CDS encoding glycoside hydrolase family 104 protein, with protein MLIVLAAAVLAYVIVNKSGDTSSYLDDQTGSVLDQIPNFTDISNMTSDAMNPVSQSQGDANQAAFLQTIQTSEGTAKTGNPYATVYAYAFTITDFSDHPGNLGWGGVKLSDSMCAGAGMGPGCVSTAAGAYQITKTTWNKLRQSISLPDFTPASQDAAAAELIRQKGALSDVQAGRFADAVSKVRRIWASLPGAGYGQGENSLATLQNAYTSAGGALA; from the coding sequence ATGCTTATTGTGCTGGCTGCGGCGGTTCTCGCCTATGTCATCGTCAACAAGAGCGGCGACACCAGCAGTTATTTAGATGACCAAACAGGCAGCGTTTTAGACCAGATACCCAATTTTACGGACATCAGCAACATGACAAGCGATGCAATGAACCCAGTAAGCCAGTCTCAAGGCGACGCCAACCAGGCGGCGTTCTTGCAGACGATCCAGACCAGCGAGGGCACCGCCAAGACCGGCAACCCTTACGCGACCGTGTACGCGTATGCCTTCACGATCACCGATTTTTCAGACCATCCCGGAAACCTGGGATGGGGCGGCGTCAAGCTGTCGGATTCGATGTGCGCCGGCGCCGGCATGGGGCCGGGCTGCGTGTCGACGGCGGCGGGCGCCTACCAGATCACAAAAACCACATGGAACAAGCTGCGGCAATCCATCAGCCTGCCAGACTTCACGCCGGCGTCGCAGGATGCCGCCGCCGCCGAACTGATCCGGCAAAAGGGCGCGCTGTCGGATGTGCAGGCCGGGCGCTTTGCCGATGCCGTCAGCAAGGTACGCCGCATTTGGGCATCGCTGCCAGGCGCCGGCTACGGTCAGGGCGAAAACTCACTCGCAACACTTCAAAATGCTTATACCAGCGCAGGAGGCGCTCTCGCATGA
- a CDS encoding DUF6232 family protein, producing the protein MEKTYYTNGKVTVTNSRIVIESQTYAMAGITSVNLKTVKPNRLAPVILAIVGFFIAKSQPTATLWMYLVLIAPWLIWLALQKTQYSILLSSASGEHRALQSKNSQFVRGVVDSINQAIVDRG; encoded by the coding sequence ATGGAAAAAACTTACTACACAAACGGCAAGGTGACCGTCACAAATTCGCGGATCGTTATTGAGTCTCAAACCTATGCGATGGCAGGAATAACATCAGTAAATTTGAAGACTGTAAAGCCGAACCGACTAGCGCCTGTGATACTGGCAATAGTCGGTTTTTTTATAGCCAAGTCGCAGCCGACAGCGACGCTGTGGATGTACTTGGTGCTTATAGCGCCGTGGCTGATTTGGTTGGCGCTGCAGAAAACGCAGTATTCGATTCTTCTTAGCAGCGCCTCGGGTGAACACCGGGCGCTGCAAAGCAAAAATTCGCAGTTCGTTCGTGGGGTTGTGGACTCGATCAATCAGGCGATTGTCGACAGAGGTTAG
- a CDS encoding replication endonuclease codes for MGFGAVIQQTYVNGLPYRMGAALSARFARDGYVGEEKKHRLIHQLQTDYDSIPLDIEGEQLKAALINAGDRAARECFGYVERYKFTGMIVDGIALLCHRMRVPLPCGQTSREIIARAVDRSWWIRKLRIEHARRFEHVSIQLGLTGLKCDPYISRESAIRQAQHNRAIQKLLEKITLTNGTDEYSVAELADLGPANKAIRRGELMLRMRGYEEIAGDLGHVALFWTITCPSKFHSVGGENKNYNGATPRDAQAYLVRVWSLIRYALKQAGIRPYGFRIAEPHSDGCPHWHMLLFVEPRQEARMTAIITKYALAEDGDEKGAQENRVKLVQIDTAIGTAAGYIVKYVCKNIDGHGVGDHKTFENGRTYTLVPDVFGNLELTPSQRVTYWSQVWNIRQFQQIGGAPVGVWREMRRVQEETIRKAPAPIKAAWLACQTIKSDDPMIAKRADYAEYVRAQGGPLVGRGAAIRIATRDTAIDGRYGATNAEKPCGVYFAAQPFAVYESVRYQWTVKEGGGVAVAVPWTRVNKCADEFEPVSKEARENLKNSKIFSAEWSAEWKTAETPLKMPAEDIEKFQRHRKPDPGAHLRYLKGKE; via the coding sequence ATGGGGTTCGGTGCAGTGATTCAGCAGACTTACGTCAACGGCTTGCCGTATCGCATGGGCGCCGCGCTGTCGGCGCGATTCGCCCGCGACGGCTACGTCGGCGAGGAAAAGAAACACCGCCTCATTCATCAGCTGCAAACCGACTACGACAGCATACCGCTCGATATCGAGGGCGAACAGCTGAAAGCGGCGCTCATCAATGCCGGCGACCGGGCGGCGCGTGAATGCTTCGGCTACGTCGAACGCTACAAGTTCACCGGGATGATCGTGGACGGAATCGCCTTGCTGTGCCACCGCATGCGCGTTCCGCTGCCATGTGGGCAGACCTCGAGGGAAATCATCGCCAGGGCGGTAGATCGTTCGTGGTGGATTCGCAAGCTGCGCATTGAGCATGCGCGGCGCTTCGAGCATGTCTCGATTCAGCTGGGCCTGACCGGCTTGAAGTGCGACCCGTACATCAGCCGCGAGTCGGCGATACGCCAGGCCCAGCACAACCGGGCGATTCAAAAACTCCTAGAAAAAATCACGCTGACCAATGGCACCGATGAATACTCGGTTGCTGAGTTGGCTGACCTCGGGCCGGCCAACAAGGCGATTCGCCGCGGCGAACTGATGTTGCGCATGCGCGGCTATGAAGAAATCGCCGGCGACCTCGGCCACGTTGCACTGTTCTGGACGATCACTTGCCCCTCGAAATTTCACTCGGTCGGCGGCGAGAACAAAAACTACAACGGCGCCACGCCACGCGACGCGCAAGCCTATCTCGTTAGGGTGTGGTCGCTGATCCGCTACGCGCTCAAGCAGGCCGGCATACGGCCTTACGGCTTCCGCATTGCCGAACCACATAGCGACGGTTGCCCGCATTGGCACATGCTGCTATTCGTTGAGCCGCGCCAAGAGGCGCGCATGACGGCCATCATCACGAAATATGCGCTGGCTGAGGATGGCGACGAAAAGGGCGCCCAGGAAAACCGGGTCAAGCTGGTGCAGATCGATACGGCCATCGGCACGGCGGCGGGCTACATCGTCAAGTACGTATGCAAAAACATTGACGGCCACGGCGTAGGCGATCACAAGACATTCGAGAACGGGCGCACCTACACGCTGGTGCCCGATGTATTCGGCAATCTCGAGCTGACGCCCAGTCAGCGCGTCACGTACTGGTCGCAGGTCTGGAACATCCGGCAATTTCAGCAGATCGGCGGCGCGCCGGTCGGCGTGTGGCGCGAAATGCGCCGCGTCCAAGAGGAAACCATCAGGAAAGCGCCGGCGCCGATCAAGGCCGCGTGGCTGGCCTGCCAGACGATCAAGTCGGACGATCCGATGATAGCGAAGCGGGCAGATTACGCCGAATACGTGAGAGCGCAGGGCGGGCCGCTGGTGGGCCGTGGCGCCGCGATCAGGATTGCGACTAGGGATACGGCAATTGATGGCCGTTATGGAGCCACAAACGCGGAAAAGCCGTGCGGCGTGTACTTCGCGGCGCAGCCGTTCGCCGTCTATGAGTCCGTGCGCTACCAGTGGACCGTCAAAGAGGGCGGCGGGGTTGCCGTTGCCGTTCCTTGGACTCGTGTAAATAAGTGTGCGGATGAATTCGAGCCAGTGTCAAAAGAGGCCCGCGAAAATCTCAAAAATTCAAAAATTTTTTCTGCCGAATGGTCGGCAGAGTGGAAGACGGCAGAGACTCCGCTAAAAATGCCAGCGGAAGACATCGAAAAATTCCAGCGGCACAGAAAACCAGACCCTGGCGCGCACCTCCGATACCTGAAAGGCAAAGAATGA
- a CDS encoding ATP-binding cassette domain-containing protein, translating into MNKIAEDRIAEEQGSNDIALELCALSRTFKLKRGFFQAEGEIKAVNNVSLRLYRGETLGLVGESGCGKSTLAKMLLGLLEPSSGNVLVNGKEIDPTQRMAAARHIQPIFQDPYSSLNPRKTVSQIVGLPLKLHGIGNAAEQRSKLREMLDLVGMPERTHHQYPNQLSGGQRQRVAIARALILRPDILICDEPTSALDVSVQAQILNLLLDLKREFGLTYLFISHDLGVVEHLVDRVAVMHQGSIVELETREKIFSQAQHPYTQMLLASALSPEPGLGIPDIVLQESPAYVMQ; encoded by the coding sequence ATGAATAAGATTGCTGAAGATCGGATCGCTGAAGAACAAGGTAGCAACGACATTGCGCTGGAATTGTGTGCGCTAAGCCGGACGTTCAAACTCAAGCGCGGTTTTTTTCAGGCTGAGGGTGAAATCAAAGCCGTCAACAATGTCTCGCTGCGCCTGTATCGCGGCGAGACGCTGGGACTAGTTGGTGAATCCGGCTGCGGCAAGAGTACGCTGGCTAAAATGTTGCTGGGTCTGCTGGAACCGAGTTCCGGGAATGTGCTGGTCAATGGCAAGGAAATCGATCCGACACAACGGATGGCCGCGGCGCGCCACATCCAGCCGATATTCCAGGACCCGTATTCGTCGCTGAATCCACGCAAAACTGTATCGCAAATCGTCGGCCTCCCGCTCAAGTTGCATGGCATTGGCAACGCCGCCGAGCAACGCAGCAAACTGCGCGAAATGCTGGATCTGGTCGGCATGCCGGAACGTACCCATCATCAATACCCGAATCAATTATCTGGCGGACAGCGTCAGCGCGTGGCGATCGCTCGCGCGTTGATTCTGCGGCCCGACATTCTTATCTGCGACGAGCCGACGTCGGCGCTCGATGTATCGGTGCAAGCGCAGATATTGAACCTGCTGCTCGATCTGAAGCGGGAATTCGGCCTGACCTATCTCTTCATCAGTCACGATCTAGGCGTGGTCGAACATTTGGTGGATCGCGTCGCAGTGATGCATCAGGGCAGCATCGTCGAATTGGAGACCCGCGAAAAGATATTTTCGCAGGCGCAGCATCCCTATACGCAAATGTTGCTGGCATCGGCATTATCGCCGGAACCTGGACTCGGCATTCCGGACATCGTCTTGCAGGAATCGCCGGCGTATGTGATGCAATAG
- a CDS encoding M20 family metallopeptidase, producing the protein MSRTEAIAKASAYFDDGRFQATLARRVAVRTESQEAGSAPILRAYLEEQIVPELTALGFSCQIVGNPLAESSPFLLAERIEQGAAFTVLTYGHGDVVRGYDSQWRSGLNPWEIIVEGDRWYGRGAADNKAQHTINFAALAQVLAVRHGKLGYNVKVILEMGEEIGSPGLKEICALHAERLAADVFIASDGPRVAAAKPTMFLGSRGGCNFDLRVKLRDGAHHSGNWGGLLRNPGVRLANAIASLIDEKGCIRVPQLLPDSLPQSVRDALDGVEVGGSAGDPEVDSNWGEPGLSPAERVFGWNTLEVLAMKTGNPEAPVNAIPGHAFAHCQIRYVVGSDSNNFLTHIRNHLDAHGYDDVEVLPSGIQFEATRLDPDDAWVRWGLASMQRTTGAAPTLLPNLGGSLPNDVFADVLGLPTLWVPHSYPACSQHAPNEHILASVSRESLQIMAGMFWDLAEEGGQVHAQRA; encoded by the coding sequence ATGAGCAGAACAGAAGCGATCGCCAAGGCCAGTGCCTATTTCGACGATGGGCGATTCCAGGCAACCCTGGCGCGCCGCGTCGCGGTCCGCACCGAGAGCCAGGAAGCCGGTAGCGCGCCCATCCTGCGGGCGTATCTGGAAGAACAGATCGTGCCTGAACTGACCGCCCTGGGCTTTAGCTGCCAGATTGTCGGCAATCCGCTGGCTGAAAGCAGCCCATTCCTGCTGGCCGAGCGGATTGAGCAGGGCGCGGCATTCACCGTTCTTACCTACGGTCACGGCGACGTCGTGCGTGGTTACGACAGTCAGTGGCGCAGCGGCCTGAATCCCTGGGAAATCATCGTCGAGGGTGATCGCTGGTACGGTCGCGGCGCCGCCGACAACAAGGCACAGCACACGATCAACTTCGCCGCGCTGGCGCAAGTGCTGGCGGTCCGCCACGGAAAACTCGGCTACAACGTCAAAGTGATCCTGGAGATGGGGGAGGAGATCGGCTCCCCCGGCCTGAAGGAAATCTGTGCGCTGCACGCCGAACGCCTGGCGGCCGATGTGTTCATTGCATCTGACGGTCCACGGGTCGCTGCCGCCAAACCGACAATGTTCCTAGGCTCGCGCGGCGGTTGCAATTTCGATCTGCGCGTCAAGCTGCGCGATGGTGCGCATCACTCCGGCAACTGGGGTGGCCTGTTGCGCAATCCGGGCGTGCGGCTGGCCAATGCGATCGCCAGCCTGATCGATGAAAAAGGATGCATCCGCGTCCCTCAGCTGCTGCCGGACAGCTTGCCTCAGAGCGTGCGCGATGCGCTCGACGGTGTCGAGGTCGGCGGTTCTGCGGGCGATCCGGAGGTCGACAGCAATTGGGGCGAGCCGGGCCTGTCGCCGGCGGAACGTGTATTCGGCTGGAATACGCTGGAGGTGCTGGCGATGAAGACCGGCAATCCGGAAGCGCCAGTGAATGCGATTCCCGGTCATGCTTTCGCGCATTGCCAGATCCGCTACGTGGTTGGCAGCGACAGTAACAATTTCCTGACACACATCCGCAATCATCTCGATGCGCATGGTTACGATGATGTCGAGGTGCTGCCATCCGGTATCCAATTTGAGGCCACCCGCCTGGATCCGGACGATGCCTGGGTGCGCTGGGGCCTGGCCTCGATGCAACGCACCACCGGTGCGGCGCCGACATTGCTGCCGAATCTGGGCGGATCGCTGCCAAACGATGTCTTTGCCGACGTGTTGGGCTTGCCAACACTCTGGGTGCCGCACTCCTATCCGGCATGCTCGCAACATGCGCCCAACGAGCATATCCTGGCCAGCGTATCGCGCGAATCGTTGCAGATCATGGCCGGCATGTTCTGGGATCTGGCCGAAGAGGGCGGACAAGTCCATGCGCAAAGGGCATAA
- a CDS encoding M20 aminoacylase family protein: MKQEVQYCELADLNDAKDELIEIRRHIHRHPELSYEEFNTSDLVAAKLQAWGYAVTRNIGGTGLVGTLSVGDSKRSIGVRADMDALPIHEKTGLPYASCHDGKMHACGHDGHTTMLLGAARHLARTRNFHGIVNLIFQPAEEAGSNSGAEQMLRDGLFERFPCDAIFGMHNHPGFPTGTFMFRSGPFMAACDTVKVCITGRGGHAARPHLSIDPVVVASSLVMALQTIVARNVDPAEMAVVTVGTLHAGHAANVIPEQATLEMSVRSFTPQVRSLLEQRIRALIETHAEGYGAQAEIEYIHGYPVLVNSDAETAFAMQVAEELVGPENVISPFPAIAGSEDFAYFLQQRPGCFVRLGNGLGKPMLHNAGYDFNDENVTVGAAYWSRLVERFLCL; encoded by the coding sequence ATGAAACAGGAAGTTCAATATTGTGAATTGGCGGATTTGAACGACGCAAAGGACGAGTTGATCGAGATTCGACGCCATATCCACCGGCATCCAGAACTGTCGTATGAAGAATTCAACACCTCGGACCTGGTCGCCGCCAAGTTGCAAGCATGGGGGTATGCGGTCACGCGCAACATAGGCGGCACCGGCCTGGTGGGTACGCTCAGCGTCGGTGACAGCAAGCGCAGCATCGGCGTCCGCGCCGACATGGATGCCCTGCCTATCCATGAAAAAACCGGCTTGCCCTACGCCAGTTGCCACGATGGCAAAATGCACGCATGCGGACACGACGGGCACACCACGATGCTACTGGGTGCCGCCCGACATCTGGCCCGCACACGCAATTTCCATGGCATCGTCAACTTGATCTTCCAGCCGGCCGAAGAAGCCGGGTCGAACAGCGGCGCCGAGCAAATGCTGCGTGACGGCTTGTTCGAACGATTTCCCTGCGATGCGATTTTCGGCATGCACAATCATCCCGGCTTTCCAACCGGTACCTTCATGTTTCGCTCAGGCCCTTTCATGGCCGCCTGCGACACGGTAAAGGTTTGCATCACAGGCCGGGGAGGGCACGCCGCCCGACCGCATCTGTCGATTGATCCTGTGGTAGTCGCCAGCAGCCTGGTGATGGCTTTGCAGACTATTGTTGCGCGCAACGTCGATCCGGCTGAGATGGCCGTGGTCACCGTAGGGACGTTGCACGCCGGGCATGCCGCCAACGTGATTCCCGAGCAGGCGACCCTGGAGATGAGCGTGCGTTCATTCACACCTCAAGTACGCAGCCTGCTAGAGCAGAGAATCCGGGCATTGATCGAGACCCATGCCGAAGGATACGGCGCGCAAGCCGAGATTGAGTATATTCACGGCTATCCGGTGCTGGTCAATTCCGACGCGGAAACAGCATTCGCGATGCAAGTCGCTGAGGAGCTGGTCGGCCCGGAAAATGTGATATCGCCGTTTCCAGCAATCGCCGGCAGCGAGGATTTTGCGTACTTTCTGCAACAGCGTCCCGGCTGCTTCGTCCGGCTAGGGAATGGATTGGGTAAACCGATGCTGCATAACGCTGGCTACGATTTCAACGACGAAAATGTCACCGTCGGCGCAGCTTACTGGAGCAGACTGGTTGAACGGTTTTTGTGCCTTTAG
- a CDS encoding ABC transporter ATP-binding protein yields MDILLDVKDLRVDLPTEHGLLHAVRGIDFQVRRGEMLCLVGESGCGKSMTSLALMGLLPRRAQRSAAHIRFDGIDLQQLPERKMADLRGQRMAMIFQDPMTSLNPSYTLGNQLCEALLQHRHVSYTEARDRAIYLLHRTGIKNAEDRMRQYPHQLSGGLRQRVMIAMALMCEPDLIIADEPTTALDVTIQAQILRMIRELQQEFGSAVVFITHDLGVVARIADRVAVMYAGEIVETAPVVQLFAHPSHPYTRGLLNCIPVRGKTPPGSRLAAIPGVVPSLVGQVQGCAFRNRCPQAHDACEEIPPNVVIDGGHYARCNNVHLHGAEVAA; encoded by the coding sequence ATGGATATATTGCTTGATGTAAAAGACTTACGGGTGGATTTACCGACTGAGCATGGCTTGTTGCATGCGGTGCGCGGTATCGATTTCCAGGTCAGGCGCGGCGAGATGCTGTGCCTGGTCGGCGAGTCGGGATGCGGTAAATCGATGACATCGCTGGCGTTGATGGGCTTGTTGCCGCGCAGGGCGCAACGCAGCGCCGCTCATATCCGCTTCGACGGCATTGATTTGCAGCAGTTGCCGGAACGCAAGATGGCGGATCTGCGTGGCCAGCGCATGGCCATGATTTTCCAGGATCCGATGACTTCGCTCAATCCTTCTTATACGCTGGGCAATCAATTGTGTGAAGCCTTGCTTCAGCATCGTCACGTCTCTTACACGGAAGCCCGTGATCGGGCGATCTACCTGTTACATCGCACCGGAATCAAGAATGCCGAAGACCGTATGCGGCAGTATCCGCATCAGTTGTCAGGCGGCTTACGCCAACGGGTGATGATTGCGATGGCGCTGATGTGCGAACCGGATCTGATCATTGCCGACGAACCGACTACCGCGCTGGATGTCACGATACAGGCGCAGATCCTGCGGATGATAAGAGAATTGCAACAGGAATTCGGCAGCGCGGTGGTTTTCATCACACATGATCTGGGCGTGGTGGCGCGTATCGCCGATCGGGTTGCGGTCATGTATGCCGGCGAGATAGTCGAAACGGCGCCGGTGGTGCAATTGTTCGCCCATCCCAGCCATCCTTACACGCGTGGCTTGCTCAACTGTATTCCGGTGCGCGGCAAGACGCCACCGGGTAGTCGCCTCGCGGCGATACCCGGCGTGGTGCCGAGCCTGGTCGGGCAAGTGCAGGGATGCGCGTTTCGCAATCGTTGTCCGCAGGCCCACGATGCCTGTGAGGAGATACCGCCGAATGTCGTCATCGATGGAGGGCACTATGCGCGTTGCAACAATGTTCATCTGCATGGTGCGGAGGTGGCGGCATGA